The Streptococcus respiraculi sequence GTCACGAATGATTAATTTGATGATTTCAGCGACGTTTGCAAGCTTGTTATTGCCGAGGTAGTAGAGCGGTGTGAAGAAACCAGAGTAAAAGAGGAAGGTTTCAAGGAATACGCTAGCTACTTTTTTCTCCAGAGGTGTGCCTGTCTCATAAATTTCGTTGATGATTTGAGCTTTACGCTGGAGATATTCGTTACTGTTGGTCCAGTCAAAAATCTCATCGATTTCAGATTTGGTATTAAGAGTTGAGAAGATAGATGAGTAGGATTTAGCGTGTACCGATTCCATGAACTGGATATTGTTGTAGACGGCTTCCTCATGTGGTGTCCGAATGTCTTGGCGAAGGGCTTGCACCCCTGTTTCGGATTGGAGGGTATCTAGAAGCGTCAATCCTCCAAAGACTTTTCCAACCAAGTCTTTTTCTTCGGCACTTAATTTGCGCCAATCATCTAAGTCATTAGAGAGCGGGATACGGGTATCGAGCCAGAATTGCTCGGTCAATTTTTCCCAAGTTGACTTGTCAATGACATCTTCAATCGCATTCCAGTTTATGGCTTTGTAGTAAGTTTCCATAAGTATCACTTTCTATTACAGTATTCAGACCATTATACCATATTTTTAGCGAGTGGTCTAAAGGATAGAGATTTATGCAAAAAGAGAGGGAGTGGGATTCATCGTGATTTCCATGAAATCCTATCCACACTCCGTTCTATTTGTCTTAGAAACTGTATTCACAACTCAGCAACTCTATTCAGGGCTTATTTTTCGCTACTCATCGTTGCTTTTTATAGAGTATAAGCTCCCGATTAGAATTACTTCACTTATAAATATAGGTTCTTAAATCACACAGCTTTCACATTGATTTGCGCCAACTTCTTCGCCGTCATCTGTAAAGGTACGGACGTAGTAAATTGATTTAACACCTTTATTGAAGGCATAGTTACGCAAGATAGAAAGGTCACGTGTGGTCTGTTTGTTTTCAGTTTTCCACTCGTAGATGCCTTGTGGAATATCGCTGCGCATAAAGAGGGTCAGAGAGAGACCTTGGTCAACGTGTTCAGTTGCAGCAGCATAGACATCGATAACTTTGCGCATGTCCATGTCATAGGCTGACTTGTAGAATGGAATGGTTTCTGTTGCAAGACCTGCTGCTGGATAGTAGATTTTACCAATTTTCTTTTCTTGGCGCTCTTCAATCCGTTGAGTGATTGGGTGAATCGAAGCAGACACATCGTTAATGTAGCTGATTGAGCCGTTTGGAGCCACTGCTAGGCGGTTTTGGTGGTAGAGACCGTCTGCCTGTACTTTATCGCGAAGCGCTACCCAATCTTCTGCACTCGGCATAAAGATTCCTTCAAAGAGTTCTTTGACACGGGCAGATTGTGGTTGGTAGTTGCCAGTAATATATTTGTCGAAGTAAGATCCGTCCGCATATTTGGATTTTTCAAAGTTGTGGAAGGTCATCTTGCGTTCACGAGCAATGTTATTTGATTCTACGAGCGTCCAGTAGTTGAGGAGCATAAAGTAGATATTGGTAAATTCAACAGCTTCAGCCGATCCATAATCAATCAAGTTTTGAGCAAGGAAGCTGTGTAGTCCCATTGCACCCAGTCCGATTGAGTGGGCTTGGCTATTTCCATGTTCAATAGATGGTACGGCTGAGATATGAGAATGGTCTGTTACATAGGTCAGAGCGCGGGTCATGGTACGGACAGAGCGACCAAAGTCAGGTGATTTCATCAAGTTGACAATGTTGGTTGATCCCAGATTACATGACACATCTGTTCCCATTTTGAGGTACTCTTGTGCATCGTTCAATTCGCTTGGCGCTTGCACTTGGAGAATCTCTGAACAGAGGTTAGACATGATGATTTTTCCGTCTACAGGGTTACTGCGGTTAGCTGTATCAATATTGATGACATAAGGGTAACCAGATTCTTGCTGGAGTTTTGAAATCTCTGTTTCCAAGTCACGAGCCTTAATCTTGGTCTTGCGAATCTTTGGATTTGCGACTAACTCATCGTATTTTTCAGTGATGTCGATGTAGCTGTATGGTACACCGTATTCACGCTCGATGGAGTAGGGGCTAAAGAGATACATGTCTTCATTCTTACGAGCCAATTCGTAGAACTTATCTGGAATAGTGATACCAAGAGAAAGAGTCTTGACACGAACTTTTTCATCGGCATTTTCTTTCTTAGTAGAAAGAAAGGCGATAATGTCTGGGTGGAAGACATCGAGGTAGACCACACCAGCTCCTTGACGTTGTCCCAATTGGTTGGAGTAAGAGAAGCTATCTTCAAAGAGTTTCATGACTGGAACGACCCCAGAGGCTGCTCCTTCATAGCCCTTGATTGGCGCACCAGCTTCCCGTAGATTGCTGAGGGAAATACCGACCCCGCCTCCGATACGAGAAAGTTGGAGGGCAGAGTTAATGGAGCGACCAATCGCATTCATGTCGTCTGTCACTTGGATAAGGAAACAAGATACCAGCTCTCCACGGCGTGCACGACCAGCGTTCAAAAAACTTGGGGTTGCAGGCTGATAGCGGAGGTGGATCATTTCATTTGCCAAGTCCATAGCTAATTCTTCGTTGCCTTCTGCAAAGTATAGAGCGTTGAAGAGGACACGGTCTTCCATGCTTTCTAGGTAGTAGGCACCATCATTAGTCTTTAAGGCATATTGGTTGTAGAATTTATAGGCTGCCATGAAAGACTTGAAGCGGAAGTTTTGATCTTTCAAGAATTGCGCTAACTTTTCGATAAAAGCAGGGCTATATTGTTCCAAAAAGGCTTGCTCCAGATAGTTTTCTTCCAATAGGTACTGAAT is a genomic window containing:
- the nrdF gene encoding class 1b ribonucleoside-diphosphate reductase subunit beta, with the translated sequence METYYKAINWNAIEDVIDKSTWEKLTEQFWLDTRIPLSNDLDDWRKLSAEEKDLVGKVFGGLTLLDTLQSETGVQALRQDIRTPHEEAVYNNIQFMESVHAKSYSSIFSTLNTKSEIDEIFDWTNSNEYLQRKAQIINEIYETGTPLEKKVASVFLETFLFYSGFFTPLYYLGNNKLANVAEIIKLIIRDESVHGTYIGYKFQLGFNELSEDEQEKLRDWMYDLLYQLYENEEGYTESLYDGVGWTEEVKTFLRYNANKALMNLGQDPLFPDSADDVNPIVMNGISTGTSNHDFFSQVGNGYLLGSVEAMQDNDYLYGL
- the nrdE gene encoding class 1b ribonucleoside-diphosphate reductase subunit alpha, with the translated sequence MSLKELGDVSYFRLNNEINRPVNGQIPLHKDQEALKAFFKENVLPNTKPFASITDKIQYLLEENYLEQAFLEQYSPAFIEKLAQFLKDQNFRFKSFMAAYKFYNQYALKTNDGAYYLESMEDRVLFNALYFAEGNEELAMDLANEMIHLRYQPATPSFLNAGRARRGELVSCFLIQVTDDMNAIGRSINSALQLSRIGGGVGISLSNLREAGAPIKGYEGAASGVVPVMKLFEDSFSYSNQLGQRQGAGVVYLDVFHPDIIAFLSTKKENADEKVRVKTLSLGITIPDKFYELARKNEDMYLFSPYSIEREYGVPYSYIDITEKYDELVANPKIRKTKIKARDLETEISKLQQESGYPYVINIDTANRSNPVDGKIIMSNLCSEILQVQAPSELNDAQEYLKMGTDVSCNLGSTNIVNLMKSPDFGRSVRTMTRALTYVTDHSHISAVPSIEHGNSQAHSIGLGAMGLHSFLAQNLIDYGSAEAVEFTNIYFMLLNYWTLVESNNIARERKMTFHNFEKSKYADGSYFDKYITGNYQPQSARVKELFEGIFMPSAEDWVALRDKVQADGLYHQNRLAVAPNGSISYINDVSASIHPITQRIEERQEKKIGKIYYPAAGLATETIPFYKSAYDMDMRKVIDVYAAATEHVDQGLSLTLFMRSDIPQGIYEWKTENKQTTRDLSILRNYAFNKGVKSIYYVRTFTDDGEEVGANQCESCVI